ATACGTGCCGTGCGGCTGGCGAAGCTGGATGTTCTGGCCCGCGAGTTCCGCGGTCTTCCAGAAGACTTCCACCAACTTGCCCGCGTTGCCGGGCTTTAACGGCCACGCATCGATCGCATGTTCCCACGGGTCGATGGTGCCGTAGACCTTATCGCGCGTGAGCTTGATGTCGATGCCGCCGCCGTAGTCGGGGCGATAGGTGCACACCCAGATGTCGTACACGCCTTCCAACGAGACGGGGTAGGTGAGAGCAGGCGCGATGCACGTTTCGGGTTTGTCCTTGTCGCGCGCTTCGACGCACAGCGCCGTGCCGTCTGCGCCGCCGGAGGTCTTATATGGGCGCAACCACCATTTTCCCTTCACGTTCTCCTGCCCAACGGCTGCGTGCGGATAACATCGCGCAAAGTCACTGAGGATAACCGTGTCACCAATTTGCGGTGTCTGCCCCGACGCCAAATCGGCGTCCGTCAACACACGCCCGCCATCGGCGGCAAAACTCGCTGTCGTCGCGCACGCGATGATGGCCACAAAGCGCAAGGCGGTCCACATGATGCTGTCCTTTCGAATTAGACAGGGACAGCCAGCCATTTGGACTCCCCCCGTGCTCGAATCCGTGCTTCAATCCACCCAACAGGAAACGATCCTCTAAGCATACCCCGAAGTTCTGCCGACTGCACAACCGATTTGCATGTCGCGCTTCTCCGGTCCGTTTCGTTGCAAGTCTTCCCGCGTTTCGTCAATCATGCCAACGTACGCGTCGACAATCCGCGGAATTTTTCAGCGCGAGGGGGGGATTATCATGCGGCGACTGGTTTGGGTGTTGGCATTGTGCGCGGCATTTGGCCTCGCCTCGACGGGTGCCGAAGACTTCGCCGACGGTTTCGCCAATCCGCCGGACGTATCCAAACCGCACACCTTCTGGCATTGGATGAACGGCAACGTCACGAAGGAAGGCATCACCGCCGATCTGCAGGCGATGCACGACGCGGGTATCGGCGGCGTGTTTCTCTTCATCGTTGAAGGGAAGGTCACCGAATCCGTCCCCGTCTACGTCGATAAGCCCGTGCGCATTCTCACGCCGGAATGGTTCGAGATGCTGCGCCATGCCGTCTCCGAGTGCAAGCGCCTCGGCATGGAACTGTCGTTGATGAATTGCACCGGTTGGACGACCTCGGGCGGACCGTGGATCACTCCCGACAAATCGATGATGCGCATCGCGTGGAGCGAGAAATACGTTAAAGGTCCGGGGCGAGTCGCGGAGCCGTTGCCCACGCCGCCGTGCGATTACGCGAACTATCAGAACCTCACGTTTGCGCGTCCGCATATTCGCGAGTCTGCCCCGCCGGAGGAGCGCTATTATCGCGATGTCGCGGTCGTGGCGTATCGGCTTGATCCATCTGCCGCGCGCACGGCGGCGTTGTGGCCGCCGAAGCTTTCGTGCAGCGAAGCAGACGCGACACCGGCGCACGCGGTGGATGCCGACGGCAACACGACTGTCGACGTGAAGGAGAACGGTTACGTCCAATTCGATTTCGGCGAACCGGTGACGGTGCGCGGTGTGGAATACCTCGGCGGAGCATGCCAATTGGAGGCCAGTGACGACGCGGCGACGTGGCGCACGATTGCGCAACTCCCCGCGCCGCGTCAATGGAACTATCCGCAAACCTTGCCTGTACCAGAAACGTCTGCGCGCTACTTTCGCGTCTCCTACCCCGGCGGAGGCTCCTTGGTTGATATAGAACTTTCCGGCGATGCCCTCGTGCAGGACTACCAGCCCAAGGCGTCGTTTCATGGTGTATGGGAAGACATCAAGGTCGCGGAAGACCGCGTCGGCCCAGCAACGCCCGAATGGGCGAAGACCACCATCCATGCGCGCGATGTGGTGAACCTTACGGACCACCTGCGCAACGACGGCACCCTCGATTGGATCGCGCCCAAAGGCGATTGGATGGTTGTCCGCTTTGGGTGCGCCCCGATTGGACGTCTAAACGCTCCGTGCGCGCGTGAGTTTGCAGGACTTGAGTGCAACAAACTCGACCCCGACGCCGTCGCCTATCACTTCAACCACTACGCGGGCCGTGTCTCCGATGAACTCAAAGACTACATCGGCGATGGCCTCAACGCCATCCACGTCGATTCGTGGGAAGCGGGAGACGAGAATTTCACGCCGAAGTTCATTGATGAGTTTCGCGCGCGCCGTGGCTACGATCCCACGCCTTACTTGCTCGTGCACGGTGGTGGCCGCGTCGTGGATAGTCCCACCGTATCGGACCGTTTCTTGTGGGACGTGCGGCGAACGCTCGCCGATCTACTGAGCGACAACTACTTCGGAAAGCTCAACGACCTGTGCCACGAACGCGGGCTACGTTTTCAAGGTGAAATCGCGGGCGTCATGGTGCAGACGACTGCGGATCAACTGCAGATAAAGGGCCGCTGCGATTTACCTATGGGCGAGTTCCAGATGCCCAATTGCGTGTACGGCGACAATTGGGCGCGGTGGGATACGCGCGAGACGGCTTCCGGTGCGCACATCTACGACAGGCCTATCGCGGCGGCGGAAGCGTTCACGACCTTCGATCATTGGATGACCGATCCGTATGGCCTCAAAGGAATCGGCGACCTCGCGTTCTCGATGGGCATCAACCGGCTTGTCTTCCACACGTGGGCGCATCATCCCTGGCTCGACCGCGCACCCGGCATGACCATGGGGCCCTTTGGCGTCAATTTCAGCCGCATGAACACGTGGAGCGGCCGCCCCATGACGGCGTACATCGACTACCTGCGCCGTTGCGAGTTCATGCTGCAGCAAGGGCGATACGTCGCCGACGTGTTGTATTTCTACGGAGAAGGCGCGCCCAACACGTTGCCTGCGAAACCGCTCATCGCGCCCGCGTTGCCGGACGGCTACAGCTACGATGCCTGCGACGCCGAAACGCTCAAGAATCGCGTGCGCGTGAACAACGGACGCGTTGAGCTTCCGTCGGGCATGGGCTACCGCGTGCTTGTGCTGAAAGATGACCGCCGCATGACACCGGATTTACTCGCGAAAGTGCGCGAACTTGTCAAGGCAGGTGCAACGGTCATCGGCCCCAAGCCCATGGAGTCGCCCAGCCTCACGGACTATCCCCGTTGCGACGATGTCGTGCGGATGATGGCCGACGATCTGTGGGGAGACATCGATGGCGCAAACGTTACGCAGCATACGTTTGGTAAAGGCCGCGTCATTTGGGGAACGCCGGTCGGCGACGTGCTGCGATCGATGAAGGTTGCGCCCGACGTCGAAATCACACCTTCCGCCGCGCCGATCGAATGGATTCACCGTTTTACAGACGAAGCGGACCTCTACTTCCTCACCAACCAGAGCAACATCATCGACCACGGTGTCTCGCTCGAAATCTGGGAACGGCGCTACGATTCTTTCGCCATCGACGAACGCGCTAAAGACACGGTTGCTGTTGATGTCTCATTTCGCGTGAGCGGTAAACAACCGGAGCTATGGGATCCGGTGAGCGGCACACAGCGAGACATTACCAGCTTCCGCGTTGAAGACAACCGCACGTTAGTTCCGCTCGCCTTGCCGCCCTCGGGCAGTTGCTTTGTGGTGTTCCGTCGGCCAATTGACCCAACCAAGCCGCACACCAATCCCGAGGCACACGACGACAAAATCGCCGTTGAGCTAAAAGGGCCTTGGGAAGTTCACTTCAATCCCCGATGGGGAGGCCCTGATGCAGTCACATTCGACACGTTGGAGGATTGGACGGCGCGCGCAGAGCCCGGCATCCGCAACTACTCCGGTCGCGCTACGTACGTGAAGACCTTCGACGCGGATAATGAAATTTGTACATCCGACGGCCCAGTCTACTTGGATCTCGGCGCACTGCGCAGTGTCGCGGAAATCCGGCTCAACGGAAAAGACCTTGGCGTGTTGTGGTGCCCACCATGGAGAGTGGACATCACGGAATTGCTGAAGCCGACGGGCAACAAACTGGAGATCGACATCACAAACGTCTGGGCCAACCGAATCCTAGGTGATCTGGATCTTCCCGAAGAGCAACGCCTCACGTGGACTTCGCTTCAAGAAACCATCGCCGCGCTAAAGCCGGGGCAGAAACTGGTCCCTTCGGGACTCTACGGCCCCGTAACAATTACGATCGAAAGATAGCGTTACTCGTCGGGATACATCTCCGGGCGCAGGCCGATGTTGACGATGCTGCACGCGTTGACGACGTTGATGCCTTTCGCACGGGCGAGGTCCATCACTTCGGCGTCTTCGGAACCGGGATTGAAGAAGAGTTCGCCGGGATGTTTCGCGGCGATGTCGAATTGATTCGGGACAACTACTATCGGCGTCCGTGGCGCTGGCGCTTCCGATTCGGTGTGCAGCATATTGTCGGGCGTTTGGCCCAGTCTATTCGCGGAAGGACGCGCTCTATCGCGAGAAAGCTCGCAAGCGGGCATCGCGCGAGTTGCACTACAAGCACGATGCCGGGTGCAACCAGTGTGCTGCCCGCGAAATATGCGATGGATTTCACGGAGACTTCGCGCGGTTGTTTGGGACATCCGAGGCCACTCCCATTCTCGAACAAGAGGTCGCGACCAGTCCCCTTCACTACATTCGGCACCAGGAAAAAGTGGTCGAGCCGAAAGACCGGGAGTGGGCGCTGAGGGCATAGTTCCGCCAGTCCTTGGTACCGGCGAATAACCACAGAATGCGCCCACATACAATTCGGGCTATTTCAACTTGCCAGGAAAGTACTCGTTCTTCAGATATTCCGCCAGCAGGGAAGCGACTTCGTGCGCGCCTGTAGGCGTGAAGTGCCCATCATTGAGAAAGAAGATTCTCGACTTCACCTCATTTGGCAACGGCATCATCTTAGCCGTTATATCCACGTAAGGAATGCCCGCCGATTCGAAACACTCCTGCGTGAGACGAATATCCTTGTTTACTTCGTAGAGTGACCCATCACCTCTCTTGGCCATTTCATCCCATGCATCCGGAAACAACGATATGTTGTCGGAATTCGCAAATGCGATGAGGTCAATGCCTCGACGGTCACATTCGGCCTTCAATGCGCGAATATCCGCGCACATCATCTCGAACGCTTCCGTAAGCTCAGGGTACCACGTCGCCAGGCAAGGCTCGCGCAAGTTGTGCCGATTCGTTTGGGGCACAAGCTCCGGATACTCGTATTTGGGAAGAAAGCGGAAGTCTGCAAGCCATGACATTACCGGACCTTCGCCATTGCTGATCGAAGCAATCAATGCGTACACATTCAAATGGGATTGAAGCCACCGCTCCGCACGTACAGGGAACTCGTTTTGCTTGCGAAACAGGAAGTAGCGGCGCTCCCAATACGGACCGAAGGCACGCAGTAACTTGTTCACGCGTGAGTAAGTGCCTGAGATGTCATTGGGCGGAAATATCTGCCAGATAACCAGATCCGGCTCCAGCTTGAATCCTCGCTTTTCAAGAAAACCGATTTCTTGCCAAGGGGCATACCCCCACACGCCCATGTTGATGACGACGATTCTCTTGCCCGGATAGACCCCAGTCAAGTACTTCTCCAAGACTCGACCATAGGTCTGGTCCATCGTCAAACCATGACCCATCGTGAACGAGTCACCCAAAACGACGATACGAAACTCATCGGGCGCCTTCGGTCCGTAGACGCGGTCTTCACGGAGGCCTTGCTCCGATATGTTGAAG
The Candidatus Hydrogenedentota bacterium DNA segment above includes these coding regions:
- a CDS encoding discoidin domain-containing protein, with product MRRLVWVLALCAAFGLASTGAEDFADGFANPPDVSKPHTFWHWMNGNVTKEGITADLQAMHDAGIGGVFLFIVEGKVTESVPVYVDKPVRILTPEWFEMLRHAVSECKRLGMELSLMNCTGWTTSGGPWITPDKSMMRIAWSEKYVKGPGRVAEPLPTPPCDYANYQNLTFARPHIRESAPPEERYYRDVAVVAYRLDPSAARTAALWPPKLSCSEADATPAHAVDADGNTTVDVKENGYVQFDFGEPVTVRGVEYLGGACQLEASDDAATWRTIAQLPAPRQWNYPQTLPVPETSARYFRVSYPGGGSLVDIELSGDALVQDYQPKASFHGVWEDIKVAEDRVGPATPEWAKTTIHARDVVNLTDHLRNDGTLDWIAPKGDWMVVRFGCAPIGRLNAPCAREFAGLECNKLDPDAVAYHFNHYAGRVSDELKDYIGDGLNAIHVDSWEAGDENFTPKFIDEFRARRGYDPTPYLLVHGGGRVVDSPTVSDRFLWDVRRTLADLLSDNYFGKLNDLCHERGLRFQGEIAGVMVQTTADQLQIKGRCDLPMGEFQMPNCVYGDNWARWDTRETASGAHIYDRPIAAAEAFTTFDHWMTDPYGLKGIGDLAFSMGINRLVFHTWAHHPWLDRAPGMTMGPFGVNFSRMNTWSGRPMTAYIDYLRRCEFMLQQGRYVADVLYFYGEGAPNTLPAKPLIAPALPDGYSYDACDAETLKNRVRVNNGRVELPSGMGYRVLVLKDDRRMTPDLLAKVRELVKAGATVIGPKPMESPSLTDYPRCDDVVRMMADDLWGDIDGANVTQHTFGKGRVIWGTPVGDVLRSMKVAPDVEITPSAAPIEWIHRFTDEADLYFLTNQSNIIDHGVSLEIWERRYDSFAIDERAKDTVAVDVSFRVSGKQPELWDPVSGTQRDITSFRVEDNRTLVPLALPPSGSCFVVFRRPIDPTKPHTNPEAHDDKIAVELKGPWEVHFNPRWGGPDAVTFDTLEDWTARAEPGIRNYSGRATYVKTFDADNEICTSDGPVYLDLGALRSVAEIRLNGKDLGVLWCPPWRVDITELLKPTGNKLEIDITNVWANRILGDLDLPEEQRLTWTSLQETIAALKPGQKLVPSGLYGPVTITIER
- a CDS encoding CoA-binding protein, coding for MLHTESEAPAPRTPIVVVPNQFDIAAKHPGELFFNPGSEDAEVMDLARAKGINVVNACSIVNIGLRPEMYPDE